The following DNA comes from Armatimonadota bacterium.
GTGAACGCCCAGCGAAGGATCTTAACGTGATCGATGTGCTCTCTTCTCGTTATCTCGTTTTCTCCAAAGACGCCATTCCTTTCTTTGAGGACCGCATGCGTGTTCGCAGGGAGAAGCCGGAAAAGACAAGAACGAGCGTGGTGAAGCGGACCAGGCGGGTGGCGACAAAGGCGCGGCAGGTAGAGAAGTCCAAAGCTAAAAGCTCTCCGTCCCCTGGCCGGAAAGGCGGACAAGTAAAGGCGAGATGAATTAGGATCTGCATTATGGCGATTTTTCCCAGAACGAAGAAAAGCGATCAGTCCAAGCAGGACGAAGTCCCTAAAACAGATTCCCGCAAGAGGCGAAGTCGTGTCGGGCGGGGCGAGGCGATCGCCTATCGTGTTCTCCTGCGCCCGCATGTCACTGAGAAGGCAGGACGTCTCTCCTCACTCAACCAGTACGTGTTCCAAGTGCGGCAGAGCGCGACGAAACCCGAGATCAAGCAGGCGATTTTTGAGGTTTACGGGATTCGACCTACGCGCGTTTCGACAGTGCGTATTCCGCGAAAGCGAAGGCGTTTGGGGAGAAGCGAAGGTTGGGTGTCTGGCTACAAGAAGGCGATGATTACCCTTCCGGAGGGGAAGAGTATCGACGTGTTGCCGAAGTAAAAATTATCATGAAACTTCATCGGCCAACGAGCCCAGGAAGGCGCGGGATGTCTGTTCCCGACTTCTCGACTATCACGAAGAAGCGACCCGAGAAAAGTCTGACGCGCGGGAAGCGCCGCAGCGGAGGGCGAAACAACACGGGCCGTACCACCGCGCGATTTCGAGGCGGCGGTCACCGAAGGCTTCTGCGTGAGGTGGAGTTCGGACAGCGGAAGCTCGGGGTGCCGGGCGTTGTGGAAGCTATCGAATATGATCCCAACCGCACGGCATTTTTGGCCCTCATTCGTTACCGGGATGGCGACCGGCGCTACATCCTCGCAACGGAGGATCTCAGTGTTGGCGACCCGGTGCTTGTTGATGAGAAGACGCCGCTTCAGTCCGGTAACCGACTTATGCTGAAGCACATTCCTGTGGGAATCGAGATCCACAACATCGAGCTCTTTCCCGGTAAAGGGGGAAAGACCGTACGCTCAGCAGGTTCCTCTGCGCGGATCCTCACACATGAAGGCGGGTATGCGCACATCCGACTGCCTTCCAGCGAAGTGAGGCGTATCCCCGAGGATGCCTTCGCTTCCATCGGGTTGGTGTCGAATGCAGAGTGGTCTTCGGTGACGATCGGTAAAGCGGGTCGTGCCCGTTGGATGGGGCGCCGTCCCCATGTTCGCGGATCTGCGATGAACCCCGTGGACCATCCGCATGGCGGGGGCGAGGGCAGGGCGGGCATCGGGTTGAAATATCCAAAGACCCCGTGGGGGAAGCA
Coding sequences within:
- the rplW gene encoding 50S ribosomal protein L23, producing the protein MAIFPRTKKSDQSKQDEVPKTDSRKRRSRVGRGEAIAYRVLLRPHVTEKAGRLSSLNQYVFQVRQSATKPEIKQAIFEVYGIRPTRVSTVRIPRKRRRLGRSEGWVSGYKKAMITLPEGKSIDVLPK
- the rplB gene encoding 50S ribosomal protein L2, with protein sequence MIMKLHRPTSPGRRGMSVPDFSTITKKRPEKSLTRGKRRSGGRNNTGRTTARFRGGGHRRLLREVEFGQRKLGVPGVVEAIEYDPNRTAFLALIRYRDGDRRYILATEDLSVGDPVLVDEKTPLQSGNRLMLKHIPVGIEIHNIELFPGKGGKTVRSAGSSARILTHEGGYAHIRLPSSEVRRIPEDAFASIGLVSNAEWSSVTIGKAGRARWMGRRPHVRGSAMNPVDHPHGGGEGRAGIGLKYPKTPWGKHALGVKTRHKKKSSNRLIIQRRKKKRR